The window GAGGCGTACGCGCTCGACGCGTCCACCTGCATCCCGAACGCGTTCATCGATCCTCGCGGAGGCGTTCGGCGTCGTCACGACGACTGGGTCGATGGCGTCGCTTTCCCTCGTGTAATGCTCCGCGAGGACGGCGACGACCGTATCCTCGTGGACGATATCGCCGTCACCGTTGACGAGAACGAGTCGGTCCGCGTCGCCGTCGTGGGCGAGTCCGAAGGCGAAATCCCCGTCCGCGGTAAACGAGCGCAGGTCCGTCAACGTCTCCGGCGTCGGCTTGCTCGGCCGACCGGGGAAATGTCCATCCACGTTCGCGTTGAGCGTAACGACTCGTGCACCGAGTGCCCGAAGAACTTGCGGAGTTGCGACGCTCCCCATTCCGTTTCCACAGTCCACCGCGATGCGAACTCCATCGAGGGGTGCGCCGTACTCTCTGGCGTATTCGATGACTGCATCCCGATAGCTGTCGAGGACATCCACGTGCGTACTGTCGCCCCACTCGTCCCACGGGAGGGGCGGCGTTTCGTCTTCGACACCCGCATCGACTCCCCGCTCGGCGTCACGGTCGTACTCCTGTCCGTCGTCGAACAGTTTGATACCGTTGTCAGTTGGTGGGTTGTGACTCGCTGTGAGCATGACGCCGTTTCGCCCCTGTGAAGCGAACGCCAAAGTGGGGGTCGGAAGTTGTCCCGCCCGGCGAACGTCCGCACCGGCGCTCTCCAGTCCAGCCTCCATCGCCGCGGCGAGTGCGGCACCAGTTTCGCGCCCATCGCGGGCAACTACGAACGTTTCGCCCGGTCCGCCCGCGGACCGCCCGACAGCGAGCGCGAGTTCGGGCGTCACGCGCGAGACGACGTTGCCGCGGATTCCCGCGGTTCCGAACAGGTTCATACGAGGGGATTTGCTCGCGGCTACTTAGGTCCCCTCGATTTTCATCTCCCGCTCCAGTAACGATATGCATCCCTCCGTCGTAGTGGTTGACATGAACGTACCAAAGCTGACGACGCCACGGGGAGTGTTCGACTATATTCTCGGACTTATCATCGTTCTCGCTGCTCTCGCCGGGTTGTACATCGTCGCGGTTGCCGCTGGCGTCATCGCTCCGTGGTTTTGAAACCATAAAACCGGGACATCGGCCAGTTGGTCGCAGTAGCGGGTTACAGTTCGACGCCGCTCGGGATGAGACTGTGCTGTCGGAGAAGATTTCCTTCGCGGTTATAGACGAGGAACGTGCTCTTGTCGTACTCGACTTCGTGGTCGCCGTTGATGGCGATATCGACGTGATATCGGCCATCCGATTCGTCGGTTTCGTCCCCGTACGCGCGGGCAGCTCGGATGAATTTCAGCACGTTCTCGGCATCCTGGTTGAGTTCGAGGATGAAATCCCCGGTCGTCCGGTCCGTCACGCTCACCACGCCCGTCGCGTCGGCGTCGTCCAGGCTGGCCTGTAAACGGAACGTTACGTCCGTTTCGTCCGCTTCGAGTAGTTCTCCATCGAGACCTGTGAGGCGCTCGCGGAGCGTCGATGACGGCCCCTCGAAATCGATGATTACCGTCGGCTTACGGGGTGTTCCGTCCGTATCAACCCAATCGATATTTTCGACGTCCAGTGTGAAGTAGTCGCGCCTCATTCCGTACGCTCGCCTACGTTCTCGCGTCTCATGAACGTAACGCCATGCGACGGTACGGCACGTGACCATTTCCCGAACGGTTGCACTGCAAACTGACGACTGATGAACCAATATCGATAGTACCGGTACTCGGCCATCGTTTTAAGTACTCCCGCTCCGATGACCGTGACGAAACAAACGTATCACTTTACCGATGATGAAAAATCAATTGCCTTCTCCGGGAACGTCGTATAGCGGACACTGAGATAACATGTCCGAAATGGAGATTATGGGACTAATCGAGCGCGTCCGAGAGTTCCGGCGAACGATTCGCCGTGCCGCCGAGATGATTCAGGGTTCGACGCTGTCGGTTGGCGAGTACAGCCCCG of the Haladaptatus caseinilyticus genome contains:
- a CDS encoding phosphohexomutase domain-containing protein yields the protein MNLFGTAGIRGNVVSRVTPELALAVGRSAGGPGETFVVARDGRETGAALAAAMEAGLESAGADVRRAGQLPTPTLAFASQGRNGVMLTASHNPPTDNGIKLFDDGQEYDRDAERGVDAGVEDETPPLPWDEWGDSTHVDVLDSYRDAVIEYAREYGAPLDGVRIAVDCGNGMGSVATPQVLRALGARVVTLNANVDGHFPGRPSKPTPETLTDLRSFTADGDFAFGLAHDGDADRLVLVNGDGDIVHEDTVVAVLAEHYTRESDAIDPVVVTTPNASARIDERVRDAGGRVERVRLGALHEGIASALEDGSDDTEVVFAAEPWKHIHTQFGGWIDGVASAAVLARLVGDAGGIEALRAEVSERPYRKVSIDCPDAAKVGTMERLKTTVPERFPEANVQTEHGVRAELADGSWVLVRPSGTEPYVRIYAESEDVDGLVAEAKDLVTSAVSATKK
- a CDS encoding DUF5793 family protein; the encoded protein is MRRDYFTLDVENIDWVDTDGTPRKPTVIIDFEGPSSTLRERLTGLDGELLEADETDVTFRLQASLDDADATGVVSVTDRTTGDFILELNQDAENVLKFIRAARAYGDETDESDGRYHVDIAINGDHEVEYDKSTFLVYNREGNLLRQHSLIPSGVEL